The following are from one region of the Takifugu rubripes chromosome 12, fTakRub1.2, whole genome shotgun sequence genome:
- the sgce gene encoding epsilon-sarcoglycan isoform X5 → MSAAAAAVWLGTVYFVHACGAALHERNVHMERSMGLKQRTPLYRDVVTILSRSHADRNVYPSAGVLFVHVLEREYFKGEFPPYPKSGDASNDPITFNTNLMGYPDRPGWLRYIQRTPHSDGVLYGSPMAEHVGKPTVIEITAYNRRTFETARHNLVINIMATEEFPLPFQAEFYIKNMNVEEMLASEVLGDFLGAVKNVWQPERLNAINITSALDRGGRVPLPINDLKEGVYVMVGADVPFSSCLREVESPHNQLRCSQEMEPVISCDKKFRAQFHIDWCKISLVDINKVVPVYVTRPEPGTGILPEFGEYDPPSESMKTRDYFSDFLVTLAVPSAVALVLFFVLGYTMCCRREGVEKRNMHTPDIQLVHHSSIQKSSKELRSMSKNREISWPLSTLPVFNPVSGEVVPPIHPDSYETTSMPLMQTQT, encoded by the exons ATgtccgctgctgccgccgcggTGTGGCTCGGTACCG TTTACTTTGTGCATGCCTGTGGTGCTGCTTTACATGAGAGAAATGTCCACATGGAGCGATCCATGGGCTTGAAGCAGAGAACGCCCTTGTACAGagatg TGGTCACCATCTTGTCCAGATCACACGCGGACCGTAACGTCTACCCATCGGCCGGAGTGCTCTTTGTGCACGTGCTGGAGAGGGAGTACTTCAAGGGAGAGTTTCCTCCCTATCCTAAATCAg GCGACGCCAGCAATGACCCGATCACGTTCAACACCAACCTGATGGGCTACCCGGACAGGCCGGGCTGGCTGCGCTACATccagaggaccccccacagCGACGGCGTCCTGTACGGCTCCCCCATGGCTGAGCATGTGGGGAAGCCCACCGTCATAGAG ATTACGGCCTATAACCGACGCACTTTTGAGACGGCGCGGCACAACCTGGTGATAAACATCATGGCTACGGAAG AGTTCCCTCTGCCCTTCCAGGCCGAGTTCTACATCAAAAACATGAatgtggaggagatgctggCCAGTGAGGTTCTGGGGGACTTCCTGGGGGCGGTGAAGAACGTGTGGCAGCCCGAGCGCCTCAATGCCATCAACATCACATCAGCCCTGGACCGCGGCGGCCGCGTGCCGCTGCCCATCAACGACCTGAAGGAAGG GGTGTACGTGATGGTCGGCGCCGACgttcctttctcctcctgcctgcGGGAAGTGGAAAGCCCACACAATCAGCTGCGGTGCAGCCAGGAGATGGAGCCCGTCATCAGCTGTGACAAGAAGTTCCGAGCTCAGTTCCACATCGATTGGTGTAAGATTTCCCTG GTTGACATCAACAAAGTGGTCCCGGTGTACGTGACCCGCCCTGAACCTGGCACCGGCATCCTGCCCGAGTTTGGAGAATACGACCCTCCGTCCGAGTCCATGAAGACCAGGGACTACTTCTCCGACTTCCTGGTCACGCTGGCCGTCCCGTCCGCCGTGGCGCTCGTCCTCTTCTTCGTGCTCGGCTACACCATGTGCTGCAGGCGCGAGGGGGT ggaaaaaagaaacatgcacacaccaGA CATCCAACTGGTCCATCACAGCTCCATCCAGAAGTCCAGCAAAGAGCTGCGGAGCATGTCCAAGAACCGCGAGATCTCCTGGCCCCTCTCCACGTTGCCCGTCTTCAACCCGGTCAGCGGCGAGGTGGTGCCGCCCATCCACCCCGACAGCTACGAGACCACCAGCATGCCGCTCATGCAGACGCAGAC gtaA
- the sgce gene encoding epsilon-sarcoglycan isoform X3: MSAAAAAVWLGTVYFVHACGAALHERNVHMERSMGLKQRTPLYRDVVTILSRSHADRNVYPSAGVLFVHVLEREYFKGEFPPYPKSGDASNDPITFNTNLMGYPDRPGWLRYIQRTPHSDGVLYGSPMAEHVGKPTVIEITAYNRRTFETARHNLVINIMATEEFPLPFQAEFYIKNMNVEEMLASEVLGDFLGAVKNVWQPERLNAINITSALDRGGRVPLPINDLKEGVYVMVGADVPFSSCLREVESPHNQLRCSQEMEPVISCDKKFRAQFHIDWCKISLVDINKVVPVYVTRPEPGTGILPEFGEYDPPSESMKTRDYFSDFLVTLAVPSAVALVLFFVLGYTMCCRREGVEKRNMHTPDIQLVHHSSIQKSSKELRSMSKNREISWPLSTLPVFNPVSGEVVPPIHPDSYETTSMPLMQTQTNLQNQITIPQQRPSGKWYS, translated from the exons ATgtccgctgctgccgccgcggTGTGGCTCGGTACCG TTTACTTTGTGCATGCCTGTGGTGCTGCTTTACATGAGAGAAATGTCCACATGGAGCGATCCATGGGCTTGAAGCAGAGAACGCCCTTGTACAGagatg TGGTCACCATCTTGTCCAGATCACACGCGGACCGTAACGTCTACCCATCGGCCGGAGTGCTCTTTGTGCACGTGCTGGAGAGGGAGTACTTCAAGGGAGAGTTTCCTCCCTATCCTAAATCAg GCGACGCCAGCAATGACCCGATCACGTTCAACACCAACCTGATGGGCTACCCGGACAGGCCGGGCTGGCTGCGCTACATccagaggaccccccacagCGACGGCGTCCTGTACGGCTCCCCCATGGCTGAGCATGTGGGGAAGCCCACCGTCATAGAG ATTACGGCCTATAACCGACGCACTTTTGAGACGGCGCGGCACAACCTGGTGATAAACATCATGGCTACGGAAG AGTTCCCTCTGCCCTTCCAGGCCGAGTTCTACATCAAAAACATGAatgtggaggagatgctggCCAGTGAGGTTCTGGGGGACTTCCTGGGGGCGGTGAAGAACGTGTGGCAGCCCGAGCGCCTCAATGCCATCAACATCACATCAGCCCTGGACCGCGGCGGCCGCGTGCCGCTGCCCATCAACGACCTGAAGGAAGG GGTGTACGTGATGGTCGGCGCCGACgttcctttctcctcctgcctgcGGGAAGTGGAAAGCCCACACAATCAGCTGCGGTGCAGCCAGGAGATGGAGCCCGTCATCAGCTGTGACAAGAAGTTCCGAGCTCAGTTCCACATCGATTGGTGTAAGATTTCCCTG GTTGACATCAACAAAGTGGTCCCGGTGTACGTGACCCGCCCTGAACCTGGCACCGGCATCCTGCCCGAGTTTGGAGAATACGACCCTCCGTCCGAGTCCATGAAGACCAGGGACTACTTCTCCGACTTCCTGGTCACGCTGGCCGTCCCGTCCGCCGTGGCGCTCGTCCTCTTCTTCGTGCTCGGCTACACCATGTGCTGCAGGCGCGAGGGGGT ggaaaaaagaaacatgcacacaccaGA CATCCAACTGGTCCATCACAGCTCCATCCAGAAGTCCAGCAAAGAGCTGCGGAGCATGTCCAAGAACCGCGAGATCTCCTGGCCCCTCTCCACGTTGCCCGTCTTCAACCCGGTCAGCGGCGAGGTGGTGCCGCCCATCCACCCCGACAGCTACGAGACCACCAGCATGCCGCTCATGCAGACGCAGAC GAATCTGCAAAACCAGATTACGATACCGCAGCAGCGACCATCAG gtaAATGGTATtcctga
- the sgce gene encoding epsilon-sarcoglycan isoform X1 gives MSAAAAAVWLGTVYFVHACGAALHERNVHMERSMGLKQRTPLYRDVVTILSRSHADRNVYPSAGVLFVHVLEREYFKGEFPPYPKSGDASNDPITFNTNLMGYPDRPGWLRYIQRTPHSDGVLYGSPMAEHVGKPTVIEITAYNRRTFETARHNLVINIMATEEFPLPFQAEFYIKNMNVEEMLASEVLGDFLGAVKNVWQPERLNAINITSALDRGGRVPLPINDLKEGVYVMVGADVPFSSCLREVESPHNQLRCSQEMEPVISCDKKFRAQFHIDWCKISLVDINKVVPVYVTRPEPGTGILPEFGEYDPPSESMKTRDYFSDFLVTLAVPSAVALVLFFVLGYTMCCRREGVEKRNMHTPDIQLVHHSSIQKSSKELRSMSKNREISWPLSTLPVFNPVSGEVVPPIHPDSYETTSMPLMQTQTNLQNQITIPQQRPSGDNYVMSTFRRLEVNGIPEERKVAEALNL, from the exons ATgtccgctgctgccgccgcggTGTGGCTCGGTACCG TTTACTTTGTGCATGCCTGTGGTGCTGCTTTACATGAGAGAAATGTCCACATGGAGCGATCCATGGGCTTGAAGCAGAGAACGCCCTTGTACAGagatg TGGTCACCATCTTGTCCAGATCACACGCGGACCGTAACGTCTACCCATCGGCCGGAGTGCTCTTTGTGCACGTGCTGGAGAGGGAGTACTTCAAGGGAGAGTTTCCTCCCTATCCTAAATCAg GCGACGCCAGCAATGACCCGATCACGTTCAACACCAACCTGATGGGCTACCCGGACAGGCCGGGCTGGCTGCGCTACATccagaggaccccccacagCGACGGCGTCCTGTACGGCTCCCCCATGGCTGAGCATGTGGGGAAGCCCACCGTCATAGAG ATTACGGCCTATAACCGACGCACTTTTGAGACGGCGCGGCACAACCTGGTGATAAACATCATGGCTACGGAAG AGTTCCCTCTGCCCTTCCAGGCCGAGTTCTACATCAAAAACATGAatgtggaggagatgctggCCAGTGAGGTTCTGGGGGACTTCCTGGGGGCGGTGAAGAACGTGTGGCAGCCCGAGCGCCTCAATGCCATCAACATCACATCAGCCCTGGACCGCGGCGGCCGCGTGCCGCTGCCCATCAACGACCTGAAGGAAGG GGTGTACGTGATGGTCGGCGCCGACgttcctttctcctcctgcctgcGGGAAGTGGAAAGCCCACACAATCAGCTGCGGTGCAGCCAGGAGATGGAGCCCGTCATCAGCTGTGACAAGAAGTTCCGAGCTCAGTTCCACATCGATTGGTGTAAGATTTCCCTG GTTGACATCAACAAAGTGGTCCCGGTGTACGTGACCCGCCCTGAACCTGGCACCGGCATCCTGCCCGAGTTTGGAGAATACGACCCTCCGTCCGAGTCCATGAAGACCAGGGACTACTTCTCCGACTTCCTGGTCACGCTGGCCGTCCCGTCCGCCGTGGCGCTCGTCCTCTTCTTCGTGCTCGGCTACACCATGTGCTGCAGGCGCGAGGGGGT ggaaaaaagaaacatgcacacaccaGA CATCCAACTGGTCCATCACAGCTCCATCCAGAAGTCCAGCAAAGAGCTGCGGAGCATGTCCAAGAACCGCGAGATCTCCTGGCCCCTCTCCACGTTGCCCGTCTTCAACCCGGTCAGCGGCGAGGTGGTGCCGCCCATCCACCCCGACAGCTACGAGACCACCAGCATGCCGCTCATGCAGACGCAGAC GAATCTGCAAAACCAGATTACGATACCGCAGCAGCGACCATCAG GAGATAATTATGTCATGTCAACCTTTCGGAGGCTGGAG gtaAATGGTATtcctgaggagaggaaggtggCCGAAGCTCTCAATTTGTGA
- the sgce gene encoding epsilon-sarcoglycan isoform X4: MSAAAAAVWLGTVVTILSRSHADRNVYPSAGVLFVHVLEREYFKGEFPPYPKSGDASNDPITFNTNLMGYPDRPGWLRYIQRTPHSDGVLYGSPMAEHVGKPTVIEITAYNRRTFETARHNLVINIMATEEFPLPFQAEFYIKNMNVEEMLASEVLGDFLGAVKNVWQPERLNAINITSALDRGGRVPLPINDLKEGVYVMVGADVPFSSCLREVESPHNQLRCSQEMEPVISCDKKFRAQFHIDWCKISLVDINKVVPVYVTRPEPGTGILPEFGEYDPPSESMKTRDYFSDFLVTLAVPSAVALVLFFVLGYTMCCRREGVEKRNMHTPDIQLVHHSSIQKSSKELRSMSKNREISWPLSTLPVFNPVSGEVVPPIHPDSYETTSMPLMQTQTNLQNQITIPQQRPSGDNYVMSTFRRLEVNGIPEERKVAEALNL, encoded by the exons ATgtccgctgctgccgccgcggTGTGGCTCGGTACCG TGGTCACCATCTTGTCCAGATCACACGCGGACCGTAACGTCTACCCATCGGCCGGAGTGCTCTTTGTGCACGTGCTGGAGAGGGAGTACTTCAAGGGAGAGTTTCCTCCCTATCCTAAATCAg GCGACGCCAGCAATGACCCGATCACGTTCAACACCAACCTGATGGGCTACCCGGACAGGCCGGGCTGGCTGCGCTACATccagaggaccccccacagCGACGGCGTCCTGTACGGCTCCCCCATGGCTGAGCATGTGGGGAAGCCCACCGTCATAGAG ATTACGGCCTATAACCGACGCACTTTTGAGACGGCGCGGCACAACCTGGTGATAAACATCATGGCTACGGAAG AGTTCCCTCTGCCCTTCCAGGCCGAGTTCTACATCAAAAACATGAatgtggaggagatgctggCCAGTGAGGTTCTGGGGGACTTCCTGGGGGCGGTGAAGAACGTGTGGCAGCCCGAGCGCCTCAATGCCATCAACATCACATCAGCCCTGGACCGCGGCGGCCGCGTGCCGCTGCCCATCAACGACCTGAAGGAAGG GGTGTACGTGATGGTCGGCGCCGACgttcctttctcctcctgcctgcGGGAAGTGGAAAGCCCACACAATCAGCTGCGGTGCAGCCAGGAGATGGAGCCCGTCATCAGCTGTGACAAGAAGTTCCGAGCTCAGTTCCACATCGATTGGTGTAAGATTTCCCTG GTTGACATCAACAAAGTGGTCCCGGTGTACGTGACCCGCCCTGAACCTGGCACCGGCATCCTGCCCGAGTTTGGAGAATACGACCCTCCGTCCGAGTCCATGAAGACCAGGGACTACTTCTCCGACTTCCTGGTCACGCTGGCCGTCCCGTCCGCCGTGGCGCTCGTCCTCTTCTTCGTGCTCGGCTACACCATGTGCTGCAGGCGCGAGGGGGT ggaaaaaagaaacatgcacacaccaGA CATCCAACTGGTCCATCACAGCTCCATCCAGAAGTCCAGCAAAGAGCTGCGGAGCATGTCCAAGAACCGCGAGATCTCCTGGCCCCTCTCCACGTTGCCCGTCTTCAACCCGGTCAGCGGCGAGGTGGTGCCGCCCATCCACCCCGACAGCTACGAGACCACCAGCATGCCGCTCATGCAGACGCAGAC GAATCTGCAAAACCAGATTACGATACCGCAGCAGCGACCATCAG GAGATAATTATGTCATGTCAACCTTTCGGAGGCTGGAG gtaAATGGTATtcctgaggagaggaaggtggCCGAAGCTCTCAATTTGTGA
- the sgce gene encoding epsilon-sarcoglycan isoform X2 produces MSAAAAAVWLGTVYFVHACGAALHERNVHMERSMGLKQRTPLYRDVVTILSRSHADRNVYPSAGVLFVHVLEREYFKGEFPPYPKSGDASNDPITFNTNLMGYPDRPGWLRYIQRTPHSDGVLYGSPMAEHVGKPTVIEITAYNRRTFETARHNLVINIMATEEFPLPFQAEFYIKNMNVEEMLASEVLGDFLGAVKNVWQPERLNAINITSALDRGGRVPLPINDLKEGVYVMVGADVPFSSCLREVESPHNQLRCSQEMEPVISCDKKFRAQFHIDWCKISLVDINKVVPVYVTRPEPGTGILPEFGEYDPPSESMKTRDYFSDFLVTLAVPSAVALVLFFVLGYTMCCRREGVIQLVHHSSIQKSSKELRSMSKNREISWPLSTLPVFNPVSGEVVPPIHPDSYETTSMPLMQTQTNLQNQITIPQQRPSGDNYVMSTFRRLEVNGIPEERKVAEALNL; encoded by the exons ATgtccgctgctgccgccgcggTGTGGCTCGGTACCG TTTACTTTGTGCATGCCTGTGGTGCTGCTTTACATGAGAGAAATGTCCACATGGAGCGATCCATGGGCTTGAAGCAGAGAACGCCCTTGTACAGagatg TGGTCACCATCTTGTCCAGATCACACGCGGACCGTAACGTCTACCCATCGGCCGGAGTGCTCTTTGTGCACGTGCTGGAGAGGGAGTACTTCAAGGGAGAGTTTCCTCCCTATCCTAAATCAg GCGACGCCAGCAATGACCCGATCACGTTCAACACCAACCTGATGGGCTACCCGGACAGGCCGGGCTGGCTGCGCTACATccagaggaccccccacagCGACGGCGTCCTGTACGGCTCCCCCATGGCTGAGCATGTGGGGAAGCCCACCGTCATAGAG ATTACGGCCTATAACCGACGCACTTTTGAGACGGCGCGGCACAACCTGGTGATAAACATCATGGCTACGGAAG AGTTCCCTCTGCCCTTCCAGGCCGAGTTCTACATCAAAAACATGAatgtggaggagatgctggCCAGTGAGGTTCTGGGGGACTTCCTGGGGGCGGTGAAGAACGTGTGGCAGCCCGAGCGCCTCAATGCCATCAACATCACATCAGCCCTGGACCGCGGCGGCCGCGTGCCGCTGCCCATCAACGACCTGAAGGAAGG GGTGTACGTGATGGTCGGCGCCGACgttcctttctcctcctgcctgcGGGAAGTGGAAAGCCCACACAATCAGCTGCGGTGCAGCCAGGAGATGGAGCCCGTCATCAGCTGTGACAAGAAGTTCCGAGCTCAGTTCCACATCGATTGGTGTAAGATTTCCCTG GTTGACATCAACAAAGTGGTCCCGGTGTACGTGACCCGCCCTGAACCTGGCACCGGCATCCTGCCCGAGTTTGGAGAATACGACCCTCCGTCCGAGTCCATGAAGACCAGGGACTACTTCTCCGACTTCCTGGTCACGCTGGCCGTCCCGTCCGCCGTGGCGCTCGTCCTCTTCTTCGTGCTCGGCTACACCATGTGCTGCAGGCGCGAGGGGGT CATCCAACTGGTCCATCACAGCTCCATCCAGAAGTCCAGCAAAGAGCTGCGGAGCATGTCCAAGAACCGCGAGATCTCCTGGCCCCTCTCCACGTTGCCCGTCTTCAACCCGGTCAGCGGCGAGGTGGTGCCGCCCATCCACCCCGACAGCTACGAGACCACCAGCATGCCGCTCATGCAGACGCAGAC GAATCTGCAAAACCAGATTACGATACCGCAGCAGCGACCATCAG GAGATAATTATGTCATGTCAACCTTTCGGAGGCTGGAG gtaAATGGTATtcctgaggagaggaaggtggCCGAAGCTCTCAATTTGTGA